Proteins found in one Quercus robur chromosome 2, dhQueRobu3.1, whole genome shotgun sequence genomic segment:
- the LOC126714313 gene encoding structural maintenance of chromosomes protein 4, with protein MGMESEDEVMGDGSGSAERRSGAGPRLFIKEMVMRNFKSYAGEQRVGPFHKSFSAVVGPNGSGKSNVIDAMLFVFGKRAKQMRLNKVSELIHNSTNHQNLDSAGVSVHFQEIIDLNDGTYEAVPGSDFVITRVAFRDNSSKYYINDRSSNFTEVTRKLKGKGVDLDNNRFLILQGEVEQISLMKPKAQGPHDEGFLEYLEDIIGTNKYVEKIDEANKQLESLNESRSGVVQMVKLAEKERDSLEDVKNEAEAYMLKELSLLKWQEKATKLAHEDTNTKLVELQANVASLEENLKTERENIRESHKTLEEIETVHNKYMKRQEELDNQLRSCKEEFKNFERQDVKYREDLKHMKQKIKKLEDKLEKDSTKINDLEKECENSKNLIPELEESIPKLQKLLLDEEKVLEEIKENSKVETERYRAELAKVRAELEPWEKQLIEHKGKLEVTCTESKLLNEKHEAGHAAFEDARKQMDVILGKLKTKTASITNIQTDIERNKLEASEARRVEQECIKEQDALIPIEQSARQKVAELKSILDSEKSQGSVLKAILQAKESNRIEGIYGRMGDLGAIDAKYDVAISTACPGLDYIVVETTGAAQACVELLRRENLGVATFMILEKQVEFLPKLKEKISTPEGVPRLFDLIKVQDERMKLAFFAALGNTVVAKDLDQATRIAYSGNKEFRRVVTLDGALFETSGTMSGGGNKPRGGKMGTSIRADSVSAEAVANADKELSIMVEKLHSIRQRIAEAVRCYQASEKAIAILEMELAKSQKEIDSLNSQHSYIEKQLDSLEAASQPRKDELDRLEELKKIISTEEKEIDKLIQGSKELKEKALELQNNIENAGGERLKAQKLKVNKIQSDIDKKSTEINRHRVQIETGQKMMKKLTKGIEESKKEKERLVEEKEKLGGVFKEIEQKAFTVQENYKKTQKLIDEHKDVLDNAKSNYDKVKRTVDELRASEVDAEYKLQDMKKAYKELELKAKAYKKRLDDLQTALIKHMEQIQKDLVDPEKLQATLTDETLNEPCGLKRALEIVALLEAQLKEMNPNLDSISEYRTKVSLYNERVEELNKVTQQRDDIKRQYDEWRKKRLDEFMAGFNAISLKLKEMYQMITLGGDAELELVDSLDPFSEGVVFSVRPPKKSWKNIANLSGGEKTLSSLALVFALHHYKPTPLYVMDEIDAALDFKNVSIVGHYVKDRTKDAQFIIISLRNNMFELADRLVGIYKTDNCTKSITINPGSFAVCEKAA; from the exons ATGGGGATGGAATCGGAGGACGAGGTTATGGGGGACGGGTCGGGCTCGGCGGAGCGGAGATCCGGAGCAGGTCCGAGACTGTTCATCAAAGAGATGGTGATGCGAAACTTCAAGTCCTACGCCGGCGAACAGCGCGTCGGGCCTTTCCACAAG AGCTTTTCAGCAGTGGTTGGACCAAATGGGAGTGGGAAAAGCAATGTGATTGATGCAATGCTGTTTGTATTCGGAAAGCGAGCAAAGCAG ATGCGTCTTAATAAAGTTTCGGAGCTCATCCACAATTCCACTAATCACCAAAATTTGGATAGTGCAGGTGTCTCTGTACACTTCCAGGAGATTATTGATTTG AATGATGGAACATATGAAGCTGTTCCAGGGAGTGACTTTGTGATTACTCGAGTTGCCTTTCGGGATAACTCTtctaaatattatattaatgaCCGGTCAAGTAATTTTACTGAAGTTACCCGGAAATTGAAAGGGAAAGGAGTTGACCTGGACAACAACCGTTTTTTGATTCTTCAG GGTGAAGTTGAGCAAATTTCACTTATGAAGCCAAAAGCTCAGGGACCCCATGATGAAGGTTTTCTTGAATATCTTGAGGACATAATTGGAACCAACAAATACGTCGAAAAAATTGATGAAGCAAATAAGCA GCTAGAATCTCTTAATGAGAGCAGGTCTGGGGTGGTACAAATGGTTAAGTtagccgagaaagagagagatagctTGGAG GATGTGAAGAATGAAGCAGAAGCATACATGCTGAAAGAGTTGTCTCTCTTGAAATGGCAAGAGAAAGCCACAAAATTGGCTCATGAAGATACTAATACAAAATTGGTTGAACTACAAGCAAATGTTGCCAGTTTAGAAGAAAACCTGAAGACTGAAAG GGAGAATATACGAGAAAGTCATAAAACGTTGGAGGAGATTGAAACTGTGCATAACAAGTACATGAAGAGACAAGAG GAACTTGATAATCAACTCAGAAGCTGTAAGGaagagtttaagaattttgaaAGGCAGGATGTCAAATATCGGGAAGATTTGAAGCACATGAAGCAAAAGATCAAGAAACTTGAGGATAAACTTGAAAAG GATTCAACAAAGATTAATGACTTAGAAAAGGAGTGTGAAAACTCAAAAAATCTGATCCCGGAACTTGAGGAAAGTATACCAAAACTGCAAAAGCTCTTGCTGGATGAGGAGAAAGTCTTGGAGGAAATTAAAGAGAATTCTAAAG TTGAAACTGAGAGATATCGTGCTGAGCTTGCAAAAGTTCGTGCTGAATTAGAACCTTGGGAAAAGCAATTGATTGAACATAAGGGAAAACTAGAAGTTACATGTACTGAAAGCAAGCTTTTGAATGAAAAG CATGAAGCTGGTCATGCAGCATTTGAAGATGCTCGAAAgcagatggatgttatattgggaaaactaaaaacaaaaactgcaAGCATCACAAATATTCAAACTGATATAGAAAGGAACAAGCTTGAAGCATCGGAAGCTCGTAGAGTGGAACAA GAATGTATCAAAGAACAGGATGCACTGATTCCTATTGAACAATCTGCAAGACAGAAGGTTGCAGAACTTAAGTCTATTCTGGATTCTGAGAAGAGTCAGGGATCAGTTCTGAAAGCAATCTTGCAGGCCAAGGAGTCCAACCGAATTGAGGGAATATATGGCAGGATGGGTGATCTTGGTGCTATTGATG CAAAATATGATGTTGCTATATCAACGGCATGCCCTGGACTTGATTATATTGTAGTGGAAACAACAGGTGCAGCACAAGCATGTGTTGAGCTACTTCGGAGGGAGAATCTTGGTGTTGCAACTTTCATGATTTTG GAGAAGCAAGTTGAATTCTTACCCAAGTTGAAGGAGAAGATAAGCACTCCAGAGGGAGTTCCACGTCTTTTCGATTTAATTAAAGTTCAGGATGAAAGAATGAAACTTGCTTTCTTTGCAGCATTGGGAAACACTGTTGTTGCTAAGGATCTTGACCAG GCAACACGTATTGCATACAGTGGAAACAAAGAATTTCGACGTGTGGTAACACTTGATGGTGCACTTTTTGAAACATCTGGTACAATGAGTGGTGGGGGAAATAAGCCTCGTGGTGGCAAAATGGGGACATCTATTCGAGCTGACAGTGTGTCGGCAGAAGCTGTTGCAAATGCTGACAAGGAACTGTCTATAATGGTTGAAAAATTACATAGCATCCGCCAAAGAATTGCTGAGGCAGTGCGGTGTTACCAGGCATCTGAAAAAGCAATTGCTATCCTGGAGATGGAATTAGCTAAAAGTCAGAAAGAG ATTGACAGTTTGAATTCACAACATAGTTATATTGAGAAACAACTTGATTCACTGGAGGCTGCATCACAGCCAAGGAAGGATGAGCTTGATAGGTTGGAGGAGCTCAAGAAAATAATTTCTACAGAAGAAAAGGAGATTGATAAACTTATACAAGGGTCTAAAGAGCTGAAAGAGAAG GCTTTGGAGCTTCAGAATAATATAGAAAACGCTGGTGGTGAAAGATTGAAAGCACAAAAGTTAAAGGTCAATAAGATTCAATCT GATATCGATAAAAAGAGCACAGAGATCAACCGCCACAGAGTCCAAATAGAGACTGGccaaaaaatgatgaagaagtTGACTAAAGGGATTGAGGAGTCAAAGAAGGAGAAAGAAAGACTTGTtgaggaaaaggaaaaattggGAGGCGTTTTCAAAGAAATTGAGCAGAAAGCATTTACagttcaagagaattataaaaaGACACagaag CTGATCGATGAACATAAAGATGTATTAGACAATGCAAAATCCAATTATGACAAAGTGAAAAGGACTGTGGATGAGTTACGGGCATCAGAG GTTGACGCCGAATACAAATTACAAGACATGAAAAAGGCATACAAGGAGTTGGAACTGAAGGCAAAGGCTTACAAAAAAAGGCTTGACGACTTGCAAACTGCTCTTATAAAGCATATGGAACA AATTCAGAAAGACTTAGTGGACCCTGAAAAGCTTCAGGCAACCTTGACTGATGAAACCCTTAACGAGCCCTGTGGCCTAAAAAGGGCCCTTGAAATTGTAGCACTTCTGGAAGCACAACTGAAGGAGATGAATCCAAATCTTGATTCTATCTCAGA ATATCGGACAAAAGTATCATTATATAATGAACGAGTTGAGGAACTAAACAAGGTCACTCAACAGCGTGATGACATAAAGAGGCAGTATGATGAATGGAGGAAGAAGAG GTTGGATGAGTTCATGGCAGGATTCAATGCAATATCTTTGAAGCTGAAGGAGATGTATCAG ATGATCACACTTGGAGGTGATGCAGAACTTGAGCTAGTGGACTCTTTGGATCCGTTCTCTGAAGGTGTTGTTTTCAGTGTCCGACCACCAAAGAAGAGCTGGAAGAATATTGCAAATTTATCGGGTGGTGAAAAG ACTTTGAGTTCATTAGCTCTTGTTTTTGCGCTTCATCACTACAAGCCAACCCCGCTTTATGTAATGGATGAGATTGATGCTGCACTGG ACTTCAAAAATGTTTCTATTGTGGGGCATTATGTGAAGGACCGAACAAAGGATGCCCAGTTTATAATCATAAG CCTTAGAAACAACATGTTTGAATTGGCTGATCGACTTGTTGGGATCTACAAAACTGATAATTGCACTAAGAGCATTACAATTAACCCAGGTAGTTTTGCAGTTTGTGAAAAAGCTGCCTGA
- the LOC126714311 gene encoding CASP-like protein 2A1, whose protein sequence is MMEKRASSPSPMNIMGGSRDEEDGSCSSTVNTMRTAETLLRLVPMTLCVAALVVMLKNSQTNDYGSLSYSDLGAFRYLVHVNGICAGYSLLSAVIVAMPRPCTMCRAWTFFFLDQVFTYVILAAGAVSLELVYLAYKGDTDITWSAACGSFGAFCHKATASVALTFVVVACYAVISLISSYKLFSRYDAPVANSSNIAAFQG, encoded by the exons atgatgGAGAAGAGAGCTAGTTCTCCCAGTCCCATGAACATCATGGGTGGTTCAAGAGATGAGGAAGATGGGAGTTGTAGTAGTACTGTCAACACCATGCGCACTGCAGAGACCTTGCTTCGTCTAGTCCCCATGACCCTATGCGTCGCTGCACTCGTGGTCATGCTCAAGAACTCTCAGACCAACGACTATGGTTCCCTTTCCTACTCCGACCTTGGAGCTTTCAG GTATTTGGTGCATGTGAATGGAATTTGTGCCGGCTATTCCCTTCTTTCAGCCGTCATTGTAGCCATGCCTCGCCCATGCACAATGTGCCGTGCTTGGACCTTCTTCTTCCTTGACCAG GTGTTCACTTATGTAATTCTGGCTGCCGGAGCTGTGTCATTGGAGCTGGTGTACTTGGCATACAAAGGAGATACAGACATTACCTGGAGTGCAGCTTGTGGGTCTTTTGGTGCATTCTGTCACAAGGCCACAGCATCTGTAGCCCTGACATTCGTTGTAGTGGCTTGCTATGCAGTGATTTCACTCATTTCCTCCTATAAACTTTTCAGCAGATATGATGCACCTGTGGCTAATTCCAGCAACATTGCTGCCTTCCAAGGCTGA